A stretch of the uncultured Cohaesibacter sp. genome encodes the following:
- a CDS encoding SEC-C metal-binding domain-containing protein produces the protein MAKIGRNHPCPCGSGKKYKHCHGRFAGNPFHLGANDAFEAKLKEFEAENAQRQKQQGLGKPIISTEFQGQRIVAVGKRVYYSPNWKTFHDFLREYIFMLLGRDWTEKQRKKPLIERHQIVRWFDQAMGDARKMAIEKDGLFSGPMTGAQRAFLNLAYNLYLIAHHSEPGKADAILQSFVHRLKSARTDDFIGKLFETYASAAVLKAGFEIEYENEKDGSDSHVEFIATYPQTGRQFAVEVKARNRTIGMDGLIDDTKRLRVGQKLAKALRKRADHERIVFIEVNIPDVVGEDYSGTWVESALNQIKEAEDYFDSEGKHYPPAYVVVTNHAYHNNLEAADLGLQAIADGYRIPDFGPSAQISRFKDYLEILERHKEILVLFDSLKEHSHIPITFDGEIPEFTFGENDEYPRLRIGYEYMIPDKGGRLVPGVLEQAIVVEAWRKAQGVYCLQDGRRVIVSHELTKRELAAWRRHPETFFGRLEEKQSEPRNWLELAEFFYRSYKDTNKERLLEFMAGAGDFDELARMSQGELAIVYCERTAWSAWHKTHKNAE, from the coding sequence TTGGCAAAAATCGGGCGCAATCATCCCTGCCCATGTGGCAGCGGCAAGAAGTACAAGCACTGCCACGGGCGTTTTGCTGGCAACCCGTTTCATCTCGGCGCCAATGATGCCTTTGAAGCGAAACTGAAGGAGTTTGAGGCCGAGAATGCCCAACGCCAAAAGCAACAAGGGCTCGGCAAACCAATTATCTCAACCGAGTTTCAAGGACAACGCATCGTTGCCGTGGGGAAACGGGTCTACTACTCGCCCAACTGGAAGACCTTTCACGACTTCCTACGTGAATACATCTTCATGTTGCTCGGGAGAGACTGGACTGAGAAGCAGCGGAAGAAGCCACTTATAGAACGCCATCAAATCGTGCGTTGGTTTGATCAGGCTATGGGCGATGCACGAAAGATGGCCATAGAGAAGGATGGATTGTTTTCTGGCCCCATGACCGGGGCGCAACGGGCGTTCCTGAACCTTGCGTATAACTTGTATCTCATTGCGCATCATTCGGAGCCGGGGAAGGCTGATGCGATTCTTCAAAGCTTTGTCCATCGTCTCAAGAGCGCAAGGACCGACGATTTCATCGGAAAGCTTTTTGAAACGTATGCATCGGCAGCAGTACTCAAGGCTGGGTTTGAGATTGAGTATGAGAACGAAAAAGATGGAAGCGACAGCCATGTGGAATTCATCGCAACGTATCCACAAACCGGGCGTCAGTTTGCAGTTGAGGTGAAGGCTCGAAATAGAACTATCGGCATGGACGGGCTGATCGACGACACTAAGCGCCTGCGTGTCGGGCAAAAGTTGGCGAAGGCACTTCGCAAGCGCGCGGACCATGAGAGAATTGTCTTTATCGAGGTCAACATTCCTGATGTCGTCGGAGAAGACTATTCGGGAACGTGGGTCGAGTCCGCCCTTAATCAGATCAAAGAAGCAGAGGACTACTTTGATAGCGAGGGGAAGCACTATCCACCAGCCTATGTCGTGGTGACAAATCATGCCTACCACAACAATCTGGAAGCGGCGGACCTCGGTTTACAGGCAATAGCAGACGGTTACCGAATCCCCGATTTTGGCCCTAGCGCTCAGATCAGCCGTTTCAAGGATTACCTAGAAATCCTCGAGCGCCACAAAGAAATCCTTGTCTTGTTCGATTCACTGAAAGAGCACAGCCATATCCCAATTACGTTTGACGGGGAGATTCCTGAATTTACGTTTGGTGAAAACGATGAGTACCCAAGACTGCGAATTGGGTACGAGTATATGATTCCAGATAAAGGGGGGAGGCTGGTTCCTGGCGTGCTGGAACAGGCCATCGTCGTGGAAGCTTGGAGAAAGGCTCAAGGCGTGTATTGCCTGCAAGACGGTCGGCGCGTCATAGTCTCGCATGAACTAACAAAACGGGAATTGGCCGCTTGGCGCCGACATCCTGAAACGTTCTTTGGGAGGCTCGAGGAAAAGCAATCGGAACCCAGAAACTGGTTGGAGTTAGCCGAGTTCTTTTACCGATCTTACAAAGACACAAACAAAGAACGGCTTCTGGAATTCATGGCTGGGGCGGGAGATTTTGACGAACTTGCGAGGATGTCACAGGGCGAATTGGCAATCGTCTATTGCGAACGTACCGCGTGGTCTGCATGGCATAAAACCCACAAAAATGCCGAATGA
- a CDS encoding IS110 family transposase: MTKKAIDTLMSIGIDIGKDTFHLVGFDSDGHLVLRKKIKRLALLQTFETLPRCVVGMEACLSAHFVSRSLRKLGFKPRIIPAIYVKPFIKGQKNDYNDAEAIAEAALRPNLPTVPEKSQDQLDLQALHRVRSRLVSRRTATINQIRAFLIEQGITVRKGLRALKNSFETILEQRKDEISPRMRKILFGLYGDWLWLDDRIEAVSKEIEEISQREENCINVMTIPGIGPMISTAMVAAIGTGETFDRGRDFAAWVGLVPRQYSTGGRTILGRISKRGSRYLRMLFVQAAKVILMRTNRWPDFSFGEWLTRASKRMHRNKLAVALANKLARMAWSILKHKTAFDTPRNAVVIGI, from the coding sequence ATGACGAAGAAAGCAATTGATACGTTGATGTCGATTGGCATTGATATTGGCAAGGACACCTTCCATCTGGTTGGCTTTGATTCTGATGGCCATCTTGTTCTGCGCAAGAAGATCAAACGACTTGCCTTGCTGCAGACCTTTGAGACTCTTCCAAGATGCGTTGTTGGCATGGAAGCGTGCCTGAGCGCTCACTTTGTCAGTCGATCCTTGCGCAAACTCGGGTTCAAACCTCGTATCATCCCAGCCATTTATGTAAAGCCCTTCATCAAGGGGCAGAAGAATGACTACAATGATGCTGAGGCCATTGCGGAAGCAGCCTTGCGGCCGAACTTGCCGACGGTTCCCGAGAAAAGCCAGGATCAGCTCGACTTGCAAGCACTCCATCGAGTCAGGTCTCGCTTGGTGTCCCGCCGGACTGCAACGATAAACCAGATCCGCGCTTTCCTGATTGAACAAGGCATCACGGTTCGCAAGGGGCTGCGGGCTTTGAAGAATTCCTTCGAAACCATTCTCGAGCAGCGCAAGGATGAGATATCTCCCCGAATGCGCAAAATCCTGTTTGGCCTCTATGGAGACTGGCTTTGGCTTGATGACAGGATTGAAGCCGTTTCCAAAGAGATAGAAGAGATCAGCCAAAGGGAAGAAAACTGCATCAATGTTATGACGATCCCCGGTATCGGCCCGATGATCTCGACGGCAATGGTTGCGGCGATCGGGACGGGTGAGACCTTTGATCGCGGTCGTGACTTTGCTGCCTGGGTTGGCCTTGTCCCTCGACAATATAGCACTGGAGGTCGAACGATCCTTGGTCGAATATCCAAGCGAGGCAGCCGATATTTGCGCATGCTTTTCGTTCAGGCAGCAAAAGTCATCCTGATGAGGACCAATCGATGGCCAGACTTCAGCTTTGGTGAATGGCTAACACGAGCATCAAAACGGATGCATCGCAACAAGTTGGCTGTGGCTTTGGCCAATAAACTGGCCCGGATGGCCTGGAGTATCCTCAAACACAAAACGGCGTTTGACACGCCAAGAAATGCGGTCGTGATTGGCATCTGA
- a CDS encoding peptidoglycan-binding protein encodes MRNLSTEQLRRVQARLKALGFEPGPIDGVPGPMTSAAIIAFKKSVNLKPRDKVGPVTLRMLFEVKTKAKGVVLDIPPLARPLIQRLGWHEGRNTLDLLKWFRAFGKVLGNPKQLPWCGEGAENAALEMFPSVPVPSNPFFAQDWRFYGVDAGGPLIGSFGIIRWNKDAGHIGVVANYDRKTGMVTLLGCNQKDQIRYDSFHIRHFIAFRVPPSEAGKIYAPFAGTRPSSGYGATR; translated from the coding sequence ATGAGAAACCTCTCGACCGAGCAACTCCGGCGCGTGCAAGCCCGGCTCAAGGCTTTGGGCTTCGAACCGGGGCCTATTGATGGCGTGCCGGGGCCGATGACCTCGGCGGCGATCATCGCCTTTAAAAAATCGGTCAATCTTAAACCGCGCGATAAGGTTGGCCCGGTCACCTTGCGCATGCTGTTTGAGGTCAAGACCAAGGCAAAAGGGGTTGTGCTGGACATTCCGCCTCTTGCGCGCCCGCTTATCCAGCGCCTTGGCTGGCATGAGGGCCGCAACACGCTCGATCTCCTGAAATGGTTTCGCGCCTTTGGCAAGGTGCTCGGCAATCCTAAACAGCTTCCTTGGTGCGGCGAGGGGGCAGAGAATGCCGCGCTGGAAATGTTTCCCTCGGTGCCGGTGCCGTCCAATCCGTTCTTTGCGCAAGACTGGCGCTTTTATGGCGTTGATGCGGGTGGGCCGCTGATCGGATCTTTCGGGATCATCCGCTGGAACAAAGATGCTGGTCATATCGGGGTTGTTGCCAACTATGACCGCAAGACCGGCATGGTCACGCTGCTGGGCTGCAATCAGAAAGATCAGATCCGCTATGACAGTTTCCACATTCGTCATTTCATCGCGTTCCGCGTGCCGCCTTCTGAGGCTGGCAAGATCTATGCGCCTTTTGCAGGGACGCGTCCATCCTCTGGCTATGGGGCAACACGATGA
- a CDS encoding type II toxin-antitoxin system HicA family toxin — MERNSSKIIKRLRSEGFELVSVSGSHHKLKKGNRILIVPHPKKDLPTGTARKIAKMAGWL, encoded by the coding sequence ATGGAAAGAAACTCAAGCAAGATCATCAAGAGGCTAAGGTCAGAAGGGTTTGAACTGGTTAGCGTTTCTGGTTCACATCACAAACTCAAAAAGGGAAACAGGATTTTAATTGTTCCTCACCCCAAGAAAGACCTCCCAACCGGGACAGCCAGAAAGATAGCAAAAATGGCAGGGTGGCTTTGA
- a CDS encoding type II toxin-antitoxin system HicB family antitoxin, whose product MDYFIAEIEKDPDSTYGVSFPQLETVFSAGDSLDEAARNAAEALRLYFEDNPTERPVPWTMAEVVAMPDVQEDIRNGAVLVVIPYIEMTGRSVRANLTFDAGLLAAIDQDASNKNITRAAWLATAARTMLTG is encoded by the coding sequence ATGGATTACTTTATCGCAGAGATCGAAAAAGATCCTGACAGCACCTATGGGGTGAGCTTTCCCCAATTGGAAACTGTGTTTTCTGCAGGTGATAGCTTGGATGAGGCAGCGAGAAACGCCGCAGAAGCGCTGAGACTTTACTTTGAAGACAATCCAACCGAACGCCCTGTACCATGGACTATGGCTGAGGTGGTTGCGATGCCTGATGTCCAAGAAGACATTCGCAATGGAGCTGTATTGGTGGTGATCCCATATATCGAGATGACGGGCCGTAGTGTTCGCGCCAACTTGACCTTTGACGCGGGCCTACTCGCCGCCATTGATCAAGACGCCAGTAACAAAAACATCACGCGCGCGGCATGGTTGGCGACAGCCGCACGAACCATGCTCACAGGATAA
- the ppsA gene encoding phosphoenolpyruvate synthase — MNKTRTLVLDFNNIRRDDVAIVGGKNASLGEMISQLASDGIAVPSGFATSAEAYWQFVEFNNICSRLEPYLDEWQSGKASLAETGRAIRDLFLRGDWPDDVAHAITTAYRSLEREAGLDGLSVAVRSSATAEDLPDASFAGQQETFLNVEGADAVLRACRRCYASLFTDRAMSYRQLNGFDHMKVALSIGVQRMVRTDLGSSGVMFSIDTDTGFDKVVLINVAWGLGENVVQGAVDPDEYQLFRPFLADETVTPIIERKKGEKAIKMVFGDAQNPTRNVSTSRKERDAYVLGDADLLQLARWAVQIEEHYGCAMDMEWGKDGLTGELFILQARPETIQARRRSDSIKTYSLSERGELLCKGLAIGDGAVTGRICLIESAKDIERFVDGSILVTEITDPDWTPVMKRAAAIITDHGGRTSHAAIVSRELGLPAVVGVGNATYLLHDGQDVTVSCAEGDEGIVYAGTAKIETKDLDMSSLPETKTRIMLNLANPGTAFRWWRLPADGIGLARMEFVVSNTIKVHPMALVQFNQLKNEEERARIHDLTADYADKKDYFVDTLARGLARLCAVAHPKPIIIRMSDFKTNEYAGLLGGRQFELEEENPMIGFRGASRYYSPRYRQGFDLECQAIKRLRDDLGFTNAVVMIPFCRTVEEAIKVLDIMAENGLRRGEKGLEVYVMCEIPSNVILAADYADHFDGFSIGSNDLTQLTLGVDRDSELLSGLFDEQNAAVKWMISHVIEEARKKGRKVGLCGQAPSDHPEFADFLVACGISSISVTPDSFLAVKLQVAQSEKKGKDTPHAA, encoded by the coding sequence ATGAACAAAACAAGAACTCTTGTGTTGGATTTCAACAATATCAGGCGCGATGATGTCGCGATTGTCGGCGGCAAGAATGCGTCTCTGGGGGAAATGATTTCGCAACTGGCATCAGATGGCATTGCAGTCCCATCAGGCTTTGCAACCAGCGCCGAAGCTTATTGGCAGTTTGTGGAATTTAACAATATTTGCAGCAGATTGGAGCCTTACCTTGATGAATGGCAGTCAGGCAAAGCCAGTCTGGCTGAGACGGGGCGTGCGATCCGCGATTTATTCCTGCGTGGGGATTGGCCGGACGACGTTGCCCATGCGATCACAACAGCCTATCGATCGCTGGAACGCGAAGCCGGGCTGGATGGCCTTTCCGTCGCCGTGCGCTCAAGTGCCACTGCGGAGGATCTGCCCGATGCCAGTTTTGCCGGTCAGCAGGAAACCTTCCTCAATGTAGAAGGGGCGGACGCTGTTTTGCGCGCCTGCCGCCGTTGCTACGCTTCGCTCTTCACTGACAGAGCCATGAGTTATCGGCAGTTAAATGGCTTTGATCACATGAAGGTCGCGCTCTCCATCGGCGTTCAGCGCATGGTCCGCACGGATCTGGGCAGTTCTGGCGTGATGTTTTCCATCGATACCGATACAGGTTTTGACAAGGTGGTGCTGATCAATGTTGCCTGGGGCTTGGGAGAAAATGTCGTTCAGGGTGCGGTTGACCCGGATGAATATCAGCTTTTCAGACCTTTCCTTGCAGATGAAACGGTAACCCCGATCATCGAGCGCAAAAAGGGCGAGAAGGCTATAAAGATGGTGTTTGGCGACGCCCAGAATCCAACCCGCAATGTCTCCACCTCGCGCAAGGAACGGGACGCCTATGTCCTTGGTGACGCAGATCTGTTGCAACTGGCTCGCTGGGCGGTCCAGATCGAGGAGCACTATGGCTGTGCTATGGATATGGAATGGGGTAAGGATGGCCTTACTGGCGAACTATTCATTCTGCAAGCCCGACCAGAAACCATTCAGGCCCGCCGCCGCAGCGACAGTATCAAAACCTATAGCCTCAGCGAGCGCGGCGAGCTGCTGTGCAAGGGTTTGGCCATTGGTGACGGGGCCGTGACCGGTCGCATCTGCCTCATCGAAAGCGCCAAGGATATTGAGCGCTTTGTTGATGGTTCCATTCTGGTGACCGAAATCACTGACCCGGACTGGACCCCGGTGATGAAACGAGCCGCCGCCATCATAACCGATCATGGTGGTCGCACCTCACATGCTGCCATTGTCAGCCGCGAGTTGGGGTTGCCTGCTGTCGTCGGTGTCGGCAACGCAACTTACCTGCTCCATGACGGGCAGGATGTGACGGTCTCCTGTGCCGAAGGCGACGAGGGCATCGTCTATGCAGGCACCGCCAAGATCGAGACCAAAGATCTCGACATGTCAAGTTTGCCAGAAACCAAAACCCGGATCATGCTCAATCTGGCCAATCCTGGCACGGCCTTCCGCTGGTGGCGTTTGCCTGCTGATGGCATCGGGCTGGCGCGGATGGAATTTGTGGTCAGCAACACTATCAAGGTTCACCCGATGGCCTTGGTTCAGTTCAATCAATTGAAAAACGAAGAAGAGCGCGCCCGTATCCACGACTTGACTGCGGACTATGCTGACAAGAAAGACTATTTTGTCGATACACTGGCCCGCGGCCTTGCGCGCCTTTGTGCAGTGGCCCATCCCAAGCCGATCATCATTCGCATGAGCGACTTCAAGACCAACGAATATGCCGGTCTGCTGGGTGGTCGGCAGTTCGAGCTGGAAGAAGAAAATCCGATGATCGGCTTCCGTGGTGCCAGCCGTTATTATTCTCCACGCTATCGGCAGGGTTTCGATCTGGAATGCCAAGCCATTAAGCGCCTGCGGGATGACCTAGGCTTTACCAATGCCGTGGTGATGATCCCCTTCTGCCGCACGGTCGAGGAAGCCATCAAGGTGCTCGACATCATGGCCGAAAATGGCCTCAGACGCGGTGAAAAAGGGCTGGAAGTCTATGTCATGTGTGAAATTCCGAGCAATGTCATCCTTGCGGCTGACTATGCAGACCATTTTGATGGTTTCTCCATCGGATCCAACGACCTCACTCAGTTGACGCTCGGCGTTGACCGGGATTCAGAATTGCTATCAGGCCTGTTTGACGAACAGAATGCAGCGGTCAAATGGATGATCAGCCATGTGATTGAGGAGGCGCGCAAAAAGGGGCGCAAAGTCGGACTCTGCGGTCAGGCTCCGAGCGATCATCCGGAATTTGCCGACTTTCTTGTCGCCTGTGGCATCTCGTCCATTTCGGTCACACCAGACAGCTTCCTTGCGGTCAAACTGCAGGTGGCCCAAAGTGAGAAGAAAGGAAAAGACACACCTCACGCAGCGTGA
- the phnN gene encoding phosphonate metabolism protein/1,5-bisphosphokinase (PRPP-forming) PhnN, with protein MNELGEHDVIERDMGQHHKDKHDLGDADYGTLVLLVGPSGSGKDSVLNYAREALKDDSRMLFVRRCITRSNGDPSEDHESMSVAAFQKAEMQGQFVISWGAHGLYYGLPKSLLAHLETGGVVIANGSRKTIPLLRDQFHHFHAINLTVEPETLIKRLSERGRENSEEIRLRIERTKKLESEDLFDEETIHLDNSGDIGSAGKVFVDMLRKWAENPE; from the coding sequence ATGAACGAGCTTGGTGAACATGACGTGATTGAGCGTGACATGGGCCAGCATCATAAGGACAAACATGATCTGGGCGATGCTGACTATGGAACGTTGGTCTTGCTGGTGGGGCCAAGCGGCTCGGGCAAGGATAGTGTTCTGAATTATGCCCGTGAGGCTTTGAAAGATGATTCCCGCATGCTGTTTGTGCGCCGCTGCATCACGCGCTCGAACGGCGATCCAAGCGAAGACCATGAAAGCATGAGCGTTGCTGCTTTCCAGAAAGCGGAAATGCAGGGGCAGTTCGTGATCTCATGGGGTGCGCACGGCCTCTATTATGGCTTGCCGAAAAGCTTGCTGGCGCATCTGGAAACCGGCGGAGTGGTAATCGCCAATGGGTCGCGAAAGACCATCCCCTTGCTGCGGGATCAGTTCCACCACTTTCATGCGATCAATCTCACGGTCGAGCCCGAAACCCTGATTAAGCGCCTTTCGGAACGCGGGCGTGAAAATTCAGAGGAAATTCGCCTGCGCATCGAGCGGACCAAAAAGCTGGAATCGGAAGATCTGTTCGATGAGGAGACCATCCATCTGGACAATTCCGGTGATATTGGATCCGCAGGCAAGGTCTTTGTCGATATGCTGCGCAAATGGGCCGAAAATCCCGAGTGA
- a CDS encoding alpha-D-ribose 1-methylphosphonate 5-triphosphate diphosphatase, translating to MKRDLILKDAQIVMKDEILRGHVHVKDGIICDICEGDLPEPLESLAYDLEGDYLLPGFVELHTDHVEGHYAPRPKVRWNPMAAVLAHDAQIASSGITTVFDALRVGLDSDADLNYQDMKALADAFHRGVEEDTLRSDHFLHLRCEVSADDCITAFHQFDNYPLVKLISVMDHAPGQRQFAKLEAYAIYYKGKLKMSDEEFDLFCQRRMEASSRNSDKHRNAIAGICKERGLILASHDDATLAHVEEAIAQDIHVAEFPTTMEAAKASHEAGLAVLMGAPNVVRGGSHSGNIAASDLVKEGVLDILSSDYIPMSLVQAAFALAEGDDAILLPDSVRMISHNPARATGLDDRGTIEVGKRGDLVHVRKSGNTPVIRQVWRKGQRII from the coding sequence ATGAAACGTGACCTCATTTTGAAAGATGCGCAAATCGTTATGAAAGACGAAATCCTGCGCGGCCATGTCCATGTCAAGGACGGCATCATTTGCGATATTTGCGAAGGTGACCTGCCTGAGCCTTTGGAAAGCTTGGCTTACGATCTAGAAGGCGATTATCTGCTGCCGGGCTTTGTCGAGCTGCATACCGATCACGTCGAAGGCCATTATGCGCCGCGTCCGAAAGTGCGTTGGAACCCCATGGCGGCGGTGCTGGCGCATGATGCTCAGATCGCATCCTCTGGCATCACCACCGTGTTTGATGCGCTGCGGGTAGGGCTCGATTCCGACGCAGACCTCAACTATCAAGACATGAAGGCGCTGGCCGATGCCTTCCATCGTGGCGTCGAGGAAGACACCTTGCGGTCTGATCATTTCCTGCATCTTCGCTGTGAAGTGTCCGCCGATGACTGCATCACCGCCTTTCATCAGTTTGACAATTACCCATTGGTCAAGCTGATCTCGGTAATGGACCACGCGCCGGGCCAACGCCAGTTTGCCAAGCTGGAAGCCTATGCGATCTATTACAAAGGCAAATTGAAAATGTCCGATGAGGAGTTTGACCTTTTCTGCCAGCGCCGGATGGAAGCTTCCTCGCGCAATTCCGACAAACACCGCAACGCCATTGCCGGGATTTGCAAGGAAAGGGGGCTGATACTCGCCTCTCACGATGACGCCACGCTGGCTCATGTCGAAGAGGCAATCGCGCAGGATATTCATGTTGCTGAGTTCCCCACCACCATGGAAGCGGCCAAGGCGTCCCATGAAGCGGGCCTCGCAGTCCTGATGGGCGCACCAAATGTTGTGCGTGGCGGATCACATTCTGGAAATATCGCAGCTTCGGACTTGGTCAAAGAGGGTGTTTTGGATATTCTGTCTTCCGATTATATTCCGATGTCACTGGTGCAGGCGGCATTCGCGCTCGCGGAAGGGGACGATGCCATTTTGCTGCCAGATTCGGTAAGAATGATTTCCCACAATCCGGCTCGGGCAACCGGGCTTGATGACCGTGGAACGATTGAAGTAGGCAAACGGGGTGATTTGGTCCATGTTCGCAAGTCGGGCAACACACCGGTCATAAGACAGGTATGGCGCAAAGGACAGCGCATCATCTGA
- a CDS encoding DUF1045 domain-containing protein yields the protein MPRYALFFAPAKDDALTKAAAFWLGRDAFDGGEIDRPSLIEGQSREAFDAMTASPRRYGFHGTLKAPFELAPGTSLDQLEQELAAYASGLQPFPLPKFEVGRLGPFFALRTERPSEDLKMLATNLVRDFDHFRAPLEEHDIARRKPERLSQSQRDNLLTWGYPYIFDDFRFHMTLSDPIADDLADTFEAAAKHHFEAALTAPQTVSALSLFVETERGVPFTIHRQFPFGAV from the coding sequence GTGCCACGCTACGCCCTCTTTTTTGCGCCAGCCAAAGACGATGCCCTGACCAAAGCCGCTGCATTCTGGCTGGGGCGGGATGCCTTTGACGGCGGCGAGATTGACCGCCCTTCATTGATAGAGGGCCAATCGCGCGAGGCGTTCGATGCCATGACGGCATCTCCACGGCGCTATGGTTTTCATGGCACGCTGAAAGCGCCGTTTGAATTGGCACCCGGCACCAGCCTTGATCAATTGGAACAGGAACTCGCCGCCTATGCGTCGGGCCTTCAGCCTTTCCCGTTGCCAAAATTCGAGGTTGGACGCCTTGGGCCATTCTTTGCCCTGCGCACCGAACGCCCAAGCGAAGACCTTAAAATGCTCGCCACCAATCTGGTGCGCGACTTTGACCATTTCCGAGCGCCGCTAGAAGAACATGACATCGCCCGCCGCAAGCCCGAGAGACTGAGCCAAAGCCAGCGTGACAATCTGTTGACTTGGGGGTATCCCTATATCTTTGACGATTTCCGCTTTCACATGACCCTGTCTGACCCCATTGCAGATGATCTGGCGGACACGTTCGAGGCTGCTGCCAAGCATCATTTCGAAGCGGCCCTTACCGCTCCCCAAACCGTCTCAGCTCTTTCCCTGTTTGTGGAAACCGAGCGGGGCGTCCCCTTTACCATTCATCGTCAATTTCCCTTTGGCGCTGTGTGA